In Natronomonas halophila, one DNA window encodes the following:
- a CDS encoding molybdenum cofactor guanylyltransferase yields MTDGPRAGVIVGGGRSVRFGGTDKVVADLAGKPVIRHTAERLLDATDELVVNCREDQREAIADALSDLDPVFAIDEEPDRGPVGGIAEGLRAAETEYAAIAAADMPLLDPDLFDYLFERADGHDAAVPRPGDWFEPLHAVYRPEPMADACEEALEEEDTRIIEPLFSLDYDIVERADLIDHGSLNSFESVDTPEDLAWASEQL; encoded by the coding sequence ATGACAGACGGACCAAGAGCGGGCGTCATCGTCGGCGGCGGGCGGTCGGTCCGGTTCGGCGGCACGGACAAGGTGGTCGCCGACCTGGCCGGCAAACCGGTCATCAGACACACCGCCGAGCGCCTGCTCGACGCGACGGACGAACTCGTAGTCAACTGCCGGGAGGACCAACGCGAAGCCATCGCCGACGCGCTGTCGGACCTCGACCCCGTCTTCGCCATCGACGAGGAACCCGACCGCGGGCCCGTCGGCGGTATCGCGGAAGGCCTCCGCGCCGCCGAGACGGAGTACGCCGCCATCGCCGCGGCGGATATGCCACTTTTGGACCCCGACCTCTTCGACTATCTCTTCGAGCGCGCGGACGGCCACGACGCCGCCGTCCCCCGACCAGGCGACTGGTTCGAACCGCTCCATGCGGTCTATCGCCCCGAGCCAATGGCCGACGCTTGCGAAGAGGCCCTCGAAGAGGAGGACACGCGCATCATCGAACCCCTGTTCTCGCTGGACTACGACATCGTCGAGCGGGCCGACCTGATCGACCACGGCTCGCTCAACAGTTTCGAGAGCGTGGATACGCCCGAAGATTTGGCGTGGGCAAGCGAGCAGTTGTAG
- a CDS encoding PRC-barrel domain-containing protein — translation MEPESVPQEITALVGREVYSNNGVFVGEVEDIQLDVDQELVTGLALGEVNRDLFDARVGESNGVIIPYRWVRAVGDIVLVNEVVERLRQPDEEEAPA, via the coding sequence ATGGAACCGGAGTCCGTCCCTCAGGAGATTACCGCGCTTGTCGGGCGTGAAGTATATTCGAACAACGGCGTCTTCGTCGGCGAAGTCGAGGACATCCAACTCGACGTCGACCAGGAACTCGTCACCGGCCTCGCGTTGGGCGAGGTCAACCGCGACCTGTTCGACGCACGCGTCGGCGAATCGAACGGCGTCATCATCCCGTATCGCTGGGTCCGCGCCGTCGGCGACATAGTCCTCGTCAACGAAGTCGTCGAACGGCTCCGACAGCCCGACGAAGAAGAAGCGCCCGCCTAA
- the fdhF gene encoding formate dehydrogenase subunit alpha, with translation MSADDSSSSEPTPGVPNIEDPRPSTPLTEDFRTGTANDPPRPEKTASDDGEPVSLTVDGETVVVPADASLLDAVEAAGSDVAALCHYDRDTEAAEEIGPRSTCRTCVVETDEGLVASCSTPVEDGLTVETDAPEAEEARSVNLDLVLSNHNLRCTTCGKNGRCELQDTSIEQDVTHPRYGVLDDRSEYEPLDASSPIHIDRNKCIMCNRCVEACNDVQVEGVLRVDGTGEDARIGFQTGAETMADSTCVTCGHCATVCPTGSLVEEGLVDATTLPFPGFTQRNSVGEVLERDDRGTKSIPDSDEPARGEAAEAGVAGFMDRAKRKAKSGAKSVGDRAVKAGEHAAEDVAASVFSEGILFGIAKQVGDARMKQMDVTETTCGYCAVGCRFDVHSKDDDILGVRATDPDAAPANDFSTCVKGKFGYGFVDREDRLESPQIREDGELREASWDEALERIASELGEIREAGGPDSVAAFASSKCTNEDDYLLQKFARTVLETPNVDNCARLCHSSTVAALLQSVGYGAMSNSIDDVANADAYLLSGTNTTESHPVLATKIKRNVRDGADLVVVDPRKVGVAEHADQYLRSNPGYDVAWMNGMARYLIEEDLYDEAFVEEHVHNFEELREKVDPFTPEEVERLAGIAPDELTQAAETIAEADSVVFGWAMGLTQHSHGTNNVLAMANLALLTGNVGKPNAGLSPFRGHNNVQGGGGDMGTLPNKLPGYGDVTDPETVDRYEDVWGVRPPEEVGLKVTEVFEAIHNDDVRGLFVMGENPAMSEPDISHAEEALDELEFLAVLDIFPTETTEYADVILPAASFAEKSGTFTNTERRVQKVNPVVDPPGEARADWRVVQQLANRMGADWDYDDPAEVMDEIARVAPIYGGISHDRLEDEGGLQWPCTNAEDPGTKFLYEDGFNFEDGKARFVPADMGEPGELPDEEYPLTLTTGRVLYHFHTGTLTRRVDALTDHVAESFVEVHPETAADLGISDGQYVRVDSPRGSIEVRAQVTDRPGKGVVFIPMHFADGAANELTGEYYDPTSGIPEYKVASVRVSPLDDAKEIPDSAAARTDD, from the coding sequence ATGAGTGCCGACGACTCCTCTAGTTCTGAACCGACGCCCGGCGTCCCCAACATCGAGGACCCCCGTCCCTCAACACCGCTGACGGAGGATTTCCGAACGGGGACCGCCAACGACCCCCCACGACCCGAGAAGACAGCCTCCGACGACGGCGAACCAGTCTCCCTCACCGTCGACGGCGAAACCGTCGTCGTCCCGGCGGACGCCTCCCTACTCGATGCCGTCGAGGCCGCCGGCAGCGACGTGGCCGCGCTGTGTCACTACGACCGCGACACCGAGGCCGCCGAGGAAATCGGCCCGCGGTCGACCTGCCGGACCTGCGTCGTCGAAACCGACGAGGGCCTCGTGGCCTCCTGCTCGACGCCCGTCGAGGACGGGTTGACCGTCGAGACGGACGCGCCCGAGGCCGAAGAGGCCCGAAGCGTCAATCTCGACCTCGTCCTCTCGAACCACAACCTCCGGTGTACGACCTGCGGGAAGAACGGCCGCTGTGAACTGCAGGACACGTCCATCGAACAGGACGTCACCCACCCGCGATACGGCGTCCTCGACGACCGAAGCGAGTACGAACCGCTCGATGCCTCCTCGCCCATCCACATCGACCGCAACAAGTGCATCATGTGCAACCGATGCGTCGAGGCCTGCAACGACGTGCAGGTCGAAGGCGTCCTCCGCGTCGATGGAACGGGCGAGGACGCCCGCATCGGCTTCCAGACCGGCGCAGAGACGATGGCCGATTCGACCTGCGTCACCTGCGGCCATTGCGCGACCGTCTGTCCGACCGGGAGTCTGGTCGAGGAAGGACTGGTCGACGCGACGACGCTTCCGTTCCCCGGATTCACCCAGCGCAATTCCGTCGGCGAGGTGCTGGAACGCGACGACCGCGGAACCAAGAGCATCCCCGACAGCGACGAACCTGCACGCGGTGAAGCCGCCGAAGCAGGCGTCGCTGGCTTCATGGACCGCGCCAAGCGGAAGGCCAAATCGGGCGCGAAATCGGTTGGCGACCGCGCGGTGAAGGCCGGCGAGCACGCCGCCGAGGACGTCGCTGCGAGCGTCTTCTCGGAGGGTATCCTCTTCGGCATCGCGAAACAGGTCGGAGATGCCCGGATGAAGCAAATGGACGTGACCGAAACCACCTGCGGCTACTGCGCTGTCGGCTGTCGGTTCGACGTCCACTCGAAGGACGACGATATCCTCGGCGTGCGCGCGACCGACCCAGACGCCGCGCCAGCCAACGACTTCTCGACCTGCGTGAAGGGCAAGTTCGGCTACGGATTCGTCGACCGCGAGGACCGCCTCGAATCGCCCCAGATTCGCGAGGACGGCGAATTGCGCGAAGCCTCGTGGGACGAAGCCCTGGAGCGGATTGCCTCTGAGTTGGGCGAAATTCGCGAAGCGGGCGGCCCCGATTCGGTCGCCGCCTTCGCCTCCTCGAAGTGTACCAACGAGGACGACTACCTCCTCCAGAAGTTCGCGCGGACGGTGCTGGAGACGCCGAACGTCGACAACTGCGCGCGCCTCTGTCACTCCTCGACGGTCGCCGCACTGCTCCAGTCGGTCGGCTACGGCGCGATGTCCAACAGCATCGACGACGTGGCCAACGCCGACGCCTACCTGCTCTCGGGGACCAACACGACCGAATCCCACCCCGTGCTGGCGACGAAGATCAAGCGCAACGTCCGGGACGGCGCCGACCTCGTCGTCGTCGACCCGCGGAAGGTCGGCGTCGCCGAACACGCCGACCAGTACCTCCGGTCGAACCCCGGTTACGACGTGGCGTGGATGAACGGGATGGCCCGGTATCTCATCGAGGAGGACCTCTACGACGAGGCGTTCGTCGAAGAGCACGTCCACAACTTCGAGGAGTTGCGGGAGAAAGTCGACCCGTTCACGCCCGAGGAAGTCGAGCGACTCGCGGGTATCGCCCCCGACGAACTGACACAGGCCGCCGAAACCATCGCCGAGGCCGACTCGGTCGTCTTCGGGTGGGCGATGGGCCTCACCCAGCACAGCCACGGGACGAACAACGTGCTGGCGATGGCGAACCTCGCGCTGCTGACAGGCAACGTCGGCAAGCCGAACGCCGGCCTCTCGCCGTTCCGCGGCCACAACAACGTCCAGGGCGGGGGCGGCGACATGGGTACCCTCCCCAACAAACTCCCGGGCTACGGCGACGTGACCGACCCCGAAACCGTCGACCGCTACGAGGACGTCTGGGGCGTTCGCCCGCCCGAGGAGGTCGGCCTCAAAGTAACGGAGGTCTTCGAAGCCATCCACAACGACGACGTTCGCGGCCTGTTCGTCATGGGCGAGAACCCGGCGATGTCCGAACCCGACATCAGCCACGCCGAAGAGGCCCTCGACGAACTGGAGTTCCTCGCCGTCCTCGATATCTTCCCGACCGAAACGACCGAGTACGCTGACGTAATTTTGCCCGCCGCCTCCTTCGCCGAGAAATCGGGTACCTTCACCAACACCGAACGCCGCGTCCAGAAGGTCAATCCCGTCGTCGACCCGCCGGGCGAGGCCCGCGCCGACTGGCGCGTCGTCCAGCAACTCGCCAACCGGATGGGCGCCGACTGGGATTACGACGACCCGGCCGAAGTCATGGATGAAATCGCTCGTGTAGCACCCATCTACGGCGGCATCAGCCACGACCGGCTCGAAGACGAAGGGGGCCTGCAATGGCCTTGCACGAACGCCGAGGACCCCGGTACCAAGTTCCTCTACGAGGACGGCTTCAATTTCGAGGACGGCAAAGCCCGGTTCGTCCCCGCCGACATGGGCGAACCCGGCGAGTTGCCCGACGAGGAATACCCCCTCACGCTGACGACCGGGCGCGTGCTGTATCACTTCCACACCGGGACGCTGACCCGGCGGGTCGACGCCCTCACGGACCACGTCGCCGAGAGTTTCGTCGAGGTTCACCCCGAGACGGCCGCCGACCTCGGGATTTCCGACGGGCAGTACGTCCGCGTGGATTCCCCTCGGGGCAGTATCGAGGTACGCGCACAGGTGACCGACCGGCCCGGCAAGGGCGTCGTCTTCATTCCCATGCACTTCGCGGATGGGGCGGCAAACGAGTTGACCGGCGAGTATTACGACCCCACAAGCGGGATTCCCGAGTACAAGGTCGCGAGCGTTCGCGTCTCGCCGCTGGATGACGCGAAGGAAATCCCCGACTCGGCCGCGGCACGGACCGACGACTGA
- a CDS encoding NADH-ubiquinone oxidoreductase-F iron-sulfur binding region domain-containing protein yields the protein MNDSPDTPTVRVAVGDVAGRDADVLAVARQFADRTRVLETGPTGAPGGPHVYATVDGRTALYGAVTETTIERIVSAAEDGRLLTGEAEAMAVGEEPPTPESGSLTVGTPRVLDGFGWHAPDAIPNPIAPEVREDPDDAIRTVERVDLRGRGRADVAGDEPLAEYWNRTRDADGDPMLVVHANDADPETGADRLCGVSAAGRVWGAASAVAEIVGAEDIVAFAPAEDDLLADRLEAVGEWQVARADSSFRVGEPTMALEALEGNDRIEARRRPPGPEEWGLYGRPTLVHTPRTLLQLAELWQNPDAFDAEAADPGTRLVTIGGDVPEPATVELSTGAPLSRALDAVETPDAARYAVGGRFGGLTRNLDTPASAPAMTGAGLGTEGAIEVLSTDRCIVATVGERAAFAREENCGRCVPCREGSKQLHESLRGVYDGTFDAGDIRELARTMRTTSLCAFGEAAARPVKTALSEFESEFRAHAKGRCPAGACGGMQ from the coding sequence ATGAACGACAGCCCCGACACGCCGACCGTCAGGGTCGCGGTCGGCGACGTAGCGGGACGGGACGCCGACGTACTCGCGGTCGCACGCCAGTTCGCCGACCGGACGCGCGTGCTGGAAACCGGACCGACCGGCGCGCCCGGCGGCCCGCACGTCTACGCGACCGTCGACGGCCGAACCGCGCTCTACGGTGCCGTCACCGAGACGACTATCGAGCGCATCGTCTCGGCCGCCGAGGACGGTCGATTGCTGACCGGCGAGGCCGAAGCGATGGCGGTCGGCGAGGAGCCACCGACGCCCGAATCGGGGTCGCTCACCGTGGGCACACCGCGCGTGCTCGACGGCTTCGGCTGGCACGCACCCGACGCGATTCCGAACCCCATCGCACCGGAGGTACGCGAGGACCCCGACGACGCCATAAGGACCGTCGAACGCGTCGACCTCCGTGGTCGCGGCCGCGCCGACGTCGCCGGCGACGAACCGCTCGCCGAATACTGGAACCGAACCCGAGACGCCGACGGCGACCCGATGCTTGTCGTCCACGCGAACGACGCCGACCCTGAAACTGGTGCGGACCGCCTCTGTGGCGTTTCGGCGGCCGGTCGCGTGTGGGGCGCTGCAAGCGCCGTCGCCGAAATTGTCGGGGCAGAGGACATCGTCGCCTTCGCGCCCGCGGAGGACGATTTGCTTGCGGACCGACTCGAAGCCGTCGGCGAGTGGCAAGTCGCCCGCGCCGATTCCTCGTTCCGAGTCGGCGAACCGACGATGGCGCTGGAAGCCCTGGAAGGCAACGACCGCATCGAGGCCCGCCGCCGTCCGCCGGGACCGGAAGAATGGGGCCTCTACGGCCGACCCACGCTGGTCCACACACCCCGGACGCTTCTCCAACTCGCGGAACTGTGGCAGAACCCCGACGCCTTTGACGCCGAAGCCGCGGACCCCGGAACGCGCCTCGTCACCATCGGCGGGGACGTACCGGAACCCGCAACCGTCGAACTATCGACCGGAGCGCCGCTTTCCCGTGCGCTCGATGCCGTCGAAACGCCTGACGCGGCCCGCTACGCCGTCGGCGGGCGCTTCGGTGGCCTGACCCGGAACCTCGACACCCCCGCGAGCGCGCCGGCGATGACGGGCGCCGGCCTCGGCACCGAGGGCGCAATCGAGGTACTGAGCACCGACCGCTGTATCGTCGCGACGGTTGGCGAGCGGGCAGCCTTCGCCCGCGAGGAGAACTGCGGGAGGTGTGTGCCGTGCCGCGAAGGGTCAAAACAACTCCACGAATCACTTCGGGGGGTCTACGACGGTACTTTTGACGCTGGTGACATCCGTGAGTTGGCCCGGACGATGCGGACGACCAGCCTCTGTGCGTTCGGCGAGGCGGCCGCCCGGCCCGTCAAGACGGCGCTCTCGGAGTTCGAAAGCGAGTTTCGCGCTCACGCCAAGGGCCGGTGTCCGGCCGGCGCCTGCGGAGGGATGCAATGA
- a CDS encoding DHH family phosphoesterase, translated as MSSAISMASMSTYAILGCGSVGHAVAEELVAEGKDVLILDRDEGRVEALRDQDLDARTADIAEETVAEAVADRDVVLILSPNVEANKKALENIRERGEEQFIIVRASDPVTADELSDAGADVVINPSAVIADSALRALEQGELEYKAAQLADVLDDAEELAILAHRSPGPDSIASAVALKAIAAAYDVEADILYRGEIGHQENRAFVNLLGIELTPFSEADLAGYDTIALVDCAKASEPVVDRDVDIFIDHFESEVEYNAEFTDIRPNVSSTSTILTKYIQEFDLSLPEEVATALLYGIRAETLDFKRDTTPADLTAAAYLYPFANHDTLEQVESPSMSPETLDVLAEAIRNREVKGSHLVSNAGFIRDRDALSQAAQHLLNLEGITTSAVFAIADDTIYLAARSKDIRMNIGNVLQEAFDEIGEVVGHSTDASAEIPLGIFTGLEITGDNRETLLQLTEEAVRSKLFQALGVEGGSSGGESSNGS; from the coding sequence ATGAGCAGCGCCATCTCGATGGCCTCGATGTCGACATATGCGATTCTCGGCTGCGGCAGCGTCGGCCATGCCGTCGCCGAGGAACTCGTCGCGGAGGGGAAGGACGTCCTCATCCTCGACCGCGACGAGGGTCGTGTCGAGGCGCTTCGGGACCAGGACCTCGATGCGCGGACCGCAGACATCGCTGAGGAAACGGTCGCCGAGGCCGTCGCGGACCGCGACGTCGTCCTCATCCTCTCGCCGAACGTCGAGGCCAACAAGAAGGCCCTCGAAAACATCCGCGAGCGGGGCGAAGAACAGTTCATCATCGTCCGCGCCTCGGACCCCGTCACCGCCGACGAACTCTCCGATGCGGGCGCCGATGTCGTTATCAACCCCTCGGCGGTCATCGCGGATTCGGCGCTGCGCGCGCTCGAACAGGGCGAACTCGAGTACAAGGCCGCCCAACTGGCGGACGTTCTCGACGACGCAGAGGAACTCGCGATTCTCGCCCACCGGTCGCCGGGACCGGACTCCATCGCCTCGGCCGTCGCGCTGAAGGCCATCGCCGCGGCCTACGATGTCGAGGCCGACATTCTCTATCGCGGCGAAATCGGCCATCAGGAGAACCGGGCGTTCGTCAATTTGCTCGGTATCGAACTGACGCCGTTCTCGGAGGCCGACCTCGCAGGCTACGACACCATCGCGCTGGTCGACTGCGCGAAGGCCTCCGAACCGGTCGTCGACCGCGACGTCGACATCTTCATCGACCACTTCGAATCCGAAGTCGAATACAACGCCGAATTTACCGATATCCGGCCGAACGTCTCCTCTACCTCGACGATTCTGACGAAGTACATTCAGGAGTTCGACCTCAGTCTTCCGGAGGAGGTCGCCACGGCGCTGCTCTACGGGATTCGCGCGGAGACGCTGGACTTCAAGCGGGATACCACACCCGCGGACCTGACGGCAGCGGCGTACCTGTATCCGTTCGCGAACCACGACACGCTCGAACAGGTCGAATCGCCGTCGATGAGCCCCGAGACGCTGGATGTCCTCGCCGAAGCCATCCGGAACCGCGAGGTCAAGGGCAGCCACCTCGTCTCGAACGCAGGGTTCATCCGCGACCGGGACGCCCTCTCGCAGGCGGCCCAGCACCTCCTGAATCTGGAGGGTATCACCACCTCGGCCGTCTTCGCCATCGCCGACGACACCATCTACCTCGCGGCGCGTTCGAAGGACATCCGGATGAACATCGGCAACGTGCTACAGGAGGCCTTCGACGAAATCGGCGAAGTCGTCGGCCACTCGACGGACGCCTCGGCGGAAATTCCGCTGGGCATCTTCACGGGACTGGAGATTACGGGGGACAACCGCGAGACGCTGCTGCAGTTGACCGAGGAAGCGGTGCGGTCGAAACTGTTCCAGGCCCTCGGCGTCGAGGGCGGCAGCAGCGGCGGCGAGAGTTCGAACGGGAGTTAG
- a CDS encoding adenylate kinase family protein: MRVVVTGTPGTGKTTATEHVETDLDVIHLNDLIREEGLDEGEDPERGSLIADIDALQERLADRDDVLIESHLAHHLDADRVVVLRCHPRTLRERLLDRGEDGAKAAENAEAEALDVILSEAVNAHGIENVYEIDTTDRSPEAVAEDIEEVIDGDRDPSAGEADFIDYL; the protein is encoded by the coding sequence ATGAGAGTCGTCGTCACCGGCACTCCCGGCACGGGCAAGACCACCGCGACCGAGCACGTCGAGACGGACCTCGACGTTATCCATCTCAACGACCTCATCCGCGAGGAGGGCCTTGACGAGGGCGAAGACCCCGAACGCGGCAGTCTCATCGCCGACATCGACGCCCTTCAGGAGCGTCTCGCCGACCGCGATGACGTCCTCATCGAATCCCACCTCGCCCACCATCTCGATGCGGACCGCGTGGTCGTCCTTCGCTGTCATCCACGCACGTTGCGCGAACGGCTGCTCGACCGCGGCGAGGACGGTGCGAAAGCAGCGGAAAACGCGGAAGCCGAAGCCCTCGACGTCATCCTCTCGGAGGCCGTCAACGCCCACGGTATCGAGAACGTCTACGAAATCGACACGACCGACCGTTCGCCGGAGGCCGTCGCCGAGGACATCGAGGAAGTCATCGACGGCGACCGGGACCCCTCCGCTGGAGAGGCGGACTTCATCGATTACCTATGA
- the hisC gene encoding histidinol-phosphate transaminase encodes MEPRDLSSHIAYEAGRGVEEVARELGLDSDELVKLSSNENPFGPSPQAAAAIRDYAPKVHTYPKSSATDLRERLAEQWAVTKSQIWLANGGDGALDYLARAMLEPDDEVLVPDPGFAYYGMSARYHHGEVNEYPIRKEEGFAQTADAVLPHYDGERIVYLTSPHNPTGSEVSLSAVEEIADETGEDTLVVVDEAYGEFSDSPSAIALVEEREDVAVLRTFSKAYGLAGVRLGYAIVPGEWADAYARVNTPFAASEIACRAGLAALGDDSHVEQTVQATKWAREYMYNNLDCHTWESAGNFVLCEVGDGSEVAEAAQKEGVIVRDTTSFGLPECVRVTCGTRDETERAVEVLNDLL; translated from the coding sequence ATGGAACCACGGGACCTCTCGTCGCATATCGCCTACGAGGCGGGTCGAGGGGTCGAGGAGGTGGCCCGCGAACTCGGACTCGATTCCGACGAGTTGGTGAAACTCTCCTCGAACGAGAACCCCTTCGGTCCCTCGCCACAGGCCGCAGCGGCGATTCGCGATTACGCGCCGAAAGTCCACACCTATCCGAAATCCTCGGCGACGGACCTCCGGGAACGACTCGCCGAGCAGTGGGCCGTCACGAAATCCCAGATATGGCTCGCCAACGGCGGGGACGGCGCGCTGGATTACCTCGCCCGCGCGATGCTCGAACCGGACGACGAAGTGCTCGTCCCCGACCCCGGATTCGCCTACTACGGGATGAGCGCCCGCTACCACCACGGCGAAGTCAACGAATACCCCATCCGAAAGGAGGAGGGCTTCGCCCAGACGGCCGATGCCGTCCTCCCGCACTACGACGGCGAGCGCATCGTCTACCTCACCAGCCCCCACAACCCGACCGGCAGCGAGGTGTCGCTGTCGGCCGTCGAGGAAATCGCAGACGAGACGGGCGAGGACACACTCGTCGTCGTCGACGAGGCCTACGGCGAGTTCTCCGATTCGCCCTCCGCTATCGCACTGGTCGAGGAACGCGAAGACGTGGCCGTCCTCCGGACGTTCTCGAAGGCCTACGGCCTCGCCGGCGTCCGCCTCGGCTATGCTATCGTCCCCGGCGAGTGGGCCGACGCCTACGCCCGGGTGAACACGCCCTTTGCAGCCTCGGAAATCGCCTGCCGTGCCGGCCTCGCCGCGCTCGGCGACGATTCCCACGTCGAACAGACCGTCCAGGCCACCAAGTGGGCACGGGAGTACATGTACAACAACCTCGATTGCCACACCTGGGAAAGCGCCGGTAACTTCGTGCTGTGTGAGGTCGGCGACGGCAGCGAGGTTGCCGAGGCGGCCCAGAAGGAAGGCGTCATCGTTCGGGATACGACCTCCTTCGGCCTACCCGAGTGCGTCCGGGTTACCTGCGGCACCCGCGACGAAACCGAACGCGCTGTGGAGGTGCTGAACGACCTCCTATGA
- a CDS encoding CDP-alcohol phosphatidyltransferase family protein has protein sequence MTLDKFRHVADRFLEPFVTAADRVGLTPDGVSIIAFGFAVLAGIAYALVGHAVGPIEPTPLLYAAGAAFVFLNGWMDLLDGSLARRQGVASKAGDLLDHVLDRYADIVIIAGLAAGTTQYLLGLLAITGVLMTSYLGTQAQAVGLDRVYGGLVGRADRLAIIGIVTLVAAFYTSALYGLTLVGWLLVFFAVVGHFTALQRFYYAMAALD, from the coding sequence ATGACGCTCGATAAGTTCCGTCACGTCGCCGACCGCTTCCTCGAACCCTTCGTCACCGCCGCCGACCGGGTCGGTCTCACCCCGGACGGCGTCAGCATCATCGCCTTCGGCTTCGCCGTCCTTGCCGGGATCGCCTACGCTCTGGTCGGCCACGCCGTCGGCCCCATCGAACCGACGCCGCTGCTGTACGCTGCCGGTGCCGCCTTCGTCTTCCTGAACGGCTGGATGGACCTGCTGGACGGTTCGCTCGCCCGCCGGCAGGGCGTCGCCTCGAAAGCCGGCGACCTGCTGGACCACGTACTGGACCGCTACGCCGACATCGTCATCATCGCCGGCCTCGCCGCTGGCACGACCCAGTACCTGCTTGGCCTGCTCGCGATTACGGGCGTGCTGATGACCTCCTATCTCGGCACGCAGGCCCAGGCCGTCGGCCTCGACCGCGTCTACGGCGGCCTCGTCGGGCGCGCGGACCGCCTCGCCATTATCGGCATCGTGACGCTGGTTGCCGCCTTTTATACCAGCGCGCTCTATGGCCTCACGCTCGTCGGATGGCTGCTGGTCTTCTTTGCCGTCGTGGGGCACTTTACTGCACTCCAGCGGTTCTACTACGCGATGGCCGCTTTGGATTGA
- a CDS encoding SIMPL domain-containing protein — protein MTDRTVTVDGEGRATATATFAAVEVWVEGRADSATHARNRARDAEASVRDALQNEEIDPEEIRTTSARIENQDDAFGVNESDPDHRALVEMTVDCRPETAGDVVTTVTDAATGTGIRDVFFKVSEDTQAKLRREALRDAMTTAREDAEAIAAPEGLAVGELLDVTTTGGSDGFESIVDDALAEGPDGFEPDPIEVTATVEATFELVDE, from the coding sequence ATGACCGACCGAACGGTGACGGTCGACGGTGAGGGGCGTGCGACCGCGACGGCGACGTTCGCCGCGGTCGAGGTGTGGGTCGAGGGGCGGGCCGACAGCGCAACGCACGCTCGCAACCGGGCGCGAGATGCCGAGGCCTCGGTCCGTGACGCGCTGCAGAACGAGGAAATCGACCCCGAAGAGATCCGAACGACGAGCGCTCGAATCGAGAATCAGGACGACGCCTTCGGCGTGAACGAAAGCGACCCGGACCACCGCGCGTTGGTGGAGATGACCGTCGACTGTCGGCCCGAGACGGCCGGCGATGTCGTGACGACGGTCACGGACGCCGCCACGGGGACGGGCATCCGGGACGTCTTTTTCAAAGTGAGCGAGGACACCCAAGCGAAACTCCGTCGCGAGGCACTCAGGGATGCGATGACGACGGCCCGCGAGGACGCGGAGGCCATCGCCGCGCCGGAGGGACTCGCTGTCGGCGAGTTGCTAGACGTGACGACGACCGGGGGGTCGGACGGCTTCGAGAGCATCGTCGACGACGCGTTGGCAGAAGGCCCGGACGGCTTCGAACCGGACCCCATCGAGGTAACTGCAACCGTCGAAGCGACGTTCGAACTGGTGGACGAATAG
- a CDS encoding SDR family NAD(P)-dependent oxidoreductase: MSRTAVIAGVGPGLGESIAERFAEEGCSVALLARSESYLNSLADRLRDQTPGNATAIPTDLTDSDDIEAAFERTRERFGAVDILVNHASAASWDGLLEQDPEDFRQALAVGPESALHCSQEAVPDMVEGDGGTVIFTGATTSVRGREGAVGFSAAKFACRGLAESMARELGPEGVHVAHVVIDGGILPPGSDPDDSEEYLDPDAIADNYWYLVEQDRSAWTLELDLRPHVEEF; the protein is encoded by the coding sequence ATGTCACGAACGGCAGTCATCGCTGGGGTCGGACCGGGACTGGGAGAGTCCATCGCCGAGCGGTTCGCCGAGGAGGGCTGTTCGGTCGCCCTGCTTGCGCGCTCGGAATCGTATCTCAACTCACTCGCGGACCGACTGCGGGACCAAACGCCGGGCAATGCGACAGCCATTCCGACGGACCTCACCGATAGCGACGACATCGAGGCGGCCTTCGAGCGGACGCGCGAGCGCTTTGGCGCGGTCGATATCCTCGTCAATCACGCCAGCGCGGCGTCGTGGGACGGCCTGCTGGAACAGGACCCCGAGGACTTTCGGCAGGCACTGGCGGTCGGCCCGGAATCGGCACTGCACTGCTCACAGGAGGCCGTCCCCGATATGGTCGAGGGCGATGGCGGGACCGTAATCTTCACCGGCGCGACGACGTCGGTCCGGGGTCGTGAGGGCGCCGTGGGATTCAGTGCCGCCAAGTTCGCCTGCCGCGGCCTCGCCGAATCGATGGCCCGCGAGTTGGGCCCGGAAGGCGTCCACGTCGCCCACGTCGTCATCGACGGCGGCATCCTGCCGCCGGGTAGCGACCCCGACGACTCTGAGGAGTACCTCGACCCAGATGCCATTGCCGACAACTACTGGTATCTCGTCGAGCAGGACCGCTCGGCGTGGACACTGGAACTCGATTTGCGCCCGCACGTCGAGGAGTTCTAA